From the Acidobacteriota bacterium genome, one window contains:
- a CDS encoding FAD-dependent oxidoreductase, translating to MDRYTEGIIEHGLSRRKFLKSAAVSAAGAGVLGAAGCSPHAPGEKSGIEAEGFGKSSDGGAVLSFLRKPEPVAEADIEATRTFDVVVVGAGASGVPAALSAAENGAKVAVLQKESIVVSQGNSGAGIDLDNSDPAGVEALVARLMKDNAHRCDPRLVRQWAHHSGEAVRWVIDRAGKAGAQVIDQGNLQQSAILDVNGYRMNYHTAYFGPKPYTNGDGMRALGALAARRGVEFFFGTPAVELVQEPSGRVTGVIGRGEGGRCTKFLARKGVILATGDYQNNKAMCDYFIPDLRHYGRKQLNRTGDGHILGYWAGGVIEPIGHTKMIHDFDAGPATMCDMPFLAVDRHGRRFVNESVEMSVLNNYLRQAERTGEYSQVFDSNYMKQAAGWPGRLVPPEGLRHYMPGEPGPHEGVFEAFINTHRADTLEELARRIGVDPETFVATVRRYNKLAASGRDTDFGKPAHMLRPVDTPPFYGIRRTLRVSTLCSGLLVDEHHRCLDAEGSPIPGLYAIGNLGGGFYGGVDYPLTIFGLSLGRCYTFGYLTGRHVARL from the coding sequence ATGGACCGATACACCGAAGGCATCATCGAGCACGGCCTCTCGCGCCGGAAATTCCTGAAATCCGCCGCGGTCTCCGCGGCCGGGGCCGGCGTGCTGGGCGCCGCCGGCTGTTCCCCGCACGCCCCGGGAGAAAAGAGCGGGATCGAGGCGGAGGGCTTCGGAAAAAGTTCGGACGGGGGCGCCGTCCTCTCCTTTCTCCGCAAGCCGGAGCCGGTCGCGGAGGCCGACATCGAGGCCACCAGGACGTTCGACGTGGTGGTGGTCGGCGCGGGGGCGTCGGGGGTCCCGGCCGCCCTCTCCGCCGCGGAAAACGGGGCGAAGGTAGCCGTGCTGCAGAAGGAGAGCATCGTCGTCTCCCAGGGAAACTCCGGCGCCGGGATCGACCTGGACAACAGCGACCCGGCGGGGGTCGAGGCGCTGGTGGCGCGGCTCATGAAGGACAACGCCCACCGCTGCGACCCCCGGCTCGTCCGGCAGTGGGCCCACCACTCCGGGGAGGCGGTGCGCTGGGTCATCGACCGGGCCGGGAAGGCCGGGGCGCAGGTCATCGACCAGGGGAACCTCCAGCAGTCGGCCATCCTCGACGTCAACGGCTACCGGATGAACTACCACACCGCCTATTTCGGGCCCAAGCCCTACACCAACGGGGACGGCATGCGGGCCCTGGGCGCGCTGGCGGCCCGGCGGGGGGTGGAGTTCTTCTTCGGTACCCCCGCCGTCGAACTGGTCCAGGAACCCTCCGGGCGGGTCACGGGCGTCATCGGCCGGGGCGAGGGGGGGAGGTGCACGAAGTTCCTCGCGCGGAAGGGGGTGATCCTGGCCACCGGCGACTACCAGAACAACAAGGCGATGTGCGATTACTTCATCCCCGACCTCCGGCACTACGGCCGCAAGCAGCTGAACCGGACCGGGGACGGCCACATCCTGGGGTACTGGGCGGGCGGGGTGATCGAGCCGATCGGCCACACCAAGATGATCCACGACTTCGACGCCGGGCCGGCCACCATGTGCGACATGCCGTTTCTGGCGGTCGACCGGCACGGCCGACGCTTCGTGAACGAGTCGGTCGAGATGTCGGTGCTCAACAACTACCTGCGCCAGGCGGAGCGGACGGGGGAGTATTCCCAGGTCTTCGACTCGAACTACATGAAGCAGGCGGCCGGCTGGCCGGGGAGGCTGGTCCCGCCCGAGGGGCTCCGGCACTACATGCCCGGGGAGCCGGGGCCGCACGAGGGGGTGTTCGAGGCCTTCATCAACACGCACCGGGCCGACACCCTGGAGGAACTGGCGCGCAGGATCGGGGTCGACCCCGAAACCTTCGTCGCGACCGTCCGCCGCTACAACAAGCTGGCCGCCTCGGGCCGCGACACCGATTTCGGTAAGCCGGCCCACATGCTCCGCCCGGTCGACACCCCCCCCTTCTACGGCATCCGCCGCACGCTGCGGGTATCGACCCTCTGCTCCGGCCTCCTGGTCGACGAGCACCACCGCTGCCTCGACGCCGAGGGGAGCCCCATCCCGGGGCTTTACGCGATCGGCAACCTCGGGGGGGGATTCTACGGCGGCGTCGATTACCCGCTCACGATCTTCGGGCTTTCGCTGGGGCGCTGCTACACCTTCGGCTACCTCACCGGGCGCCACGTCGCGCGGCTGTAG
- a CDS encoding branched-chain amino acid transaminase: MPKFAFFKDRIVPYGDARVGMLTHALNYGTAVFGGLRAYWNEEERQLFLFRPEDHYQRFLESGRLLLMELPYGKEEIARFTVELLRAEGHRTDCYIRPLCYYGDEIIGVRLHDLHPELTIMAMPFGSYVQNEEGIHVTVSSWKRIDDNMIPARGKIAGTYVNSAFVKTDAQRSGFDEALVLNNDGHIAEGSAENFFLVRKGVVCTPPVTENILEGITRRTIFMLMREEMGIEVVERPIDRTEVYLAEEAFFCGTGVQVAAITAVDHRPVGTGELGPITRELRRVYFDVVRGKNPKYRELCVPVY; this comes from the coding sequence CTGCCCAAGTTCGCCTTTTTCAAAGACCGCATCGTCCCCTACGGCGACGCCAGAGTCGGAATGCTCACCCACGCGCTTAATTACGGCACCGCCGTGTTCGGAGGGCTGCGGGCCTACTGGAACGAGGAGGAAAGGCAGCTGTTCCTCTTCCGGCCCGAGGACCACTACCAGCGCTTCCTGGAATCGGGCCGGCTCCTGCTGATGGAGCTTCCCTACGGCAAGGAGGAGATCGCGCGCTTCACCGTCGAACTGCTCCGGGCGGAGGGGCACCGCACCGACTGCTACATCCGCCCGCTCTGCTACTACGGCGACGAGATCATCGGCGTGCGCCTGCACGACCTGCACCCGGAACTGACGATCATGGCCATGCCCTTCGGCTCCTACGTGCAGAACGAGGAGGGGATCCACGTCACGGTCTCCTCCTGGAAGCGGATCGACGACAACATGATCCCGGCGCGCGGCAAGATCGCCGGCACCTACGTGAATTCCGCCTTCGTCAAGACCGACGCGCAGCGCTCCGGGTTCGACGAGGCGCTGGTGCTGAACAACGACGGGCACATCGCGGAGGGGTCGGCCGAAAACTTCTTCCTCGTCCGCAAGGGCGTCGTCTGCACCCCCCCCGTGACCGAGAACATCCTGGAGGGAATCACGCGGCGCACCATCTTCATGCTGATGCGTGAGGAGATGGGGATCGAGGTGGTGGAGCGCCCGATCGACCGGACCGAGGTCTACCTGGCCGAAGAGGCCTTCTTCTGCGGCACCGGGGTGCAGGTGGCCGCCATCACGGCGGTGGACCACCGCCCGGTCGGCACCGGGGAGCTCGGCCCCATC